A region from the Rhinoderma darwinii isolate aRhiDar2 chromosome 2, aRhiDar2.hap1, whole genome shotgun sequence genome encodes:
- the ANKRD49 gene encoding ankyrin repeat domain-containing protein 49: protein MASLQETDGSSAQVKSADDPTEDEIEQQEKLDHFPDDFNQLDLLKTHRHLIPIGTQSLWPGESEEDDEEKTEDWYLTQEENLKDDAKELILFAAENNRLGTVQRILSITPDLVNVTDEDHYTPLHRASYNGHLSIARELIAKGADVHAVTLDSWTPLHSACKWNNTTVASFLLQHGADINAQTNGSLTPLHLAAANRDSRQLLELLLMNRYVKPQLTNKLGETAYEIARRTDVYYYLFEMADYWT, encoded by the exons ATGGCGTCCTTGCAGGAAACTGACGGCTCCTCTGCCCAGGTTAAAAGTGCAGACGACCCTACAGAGGACGAGATTGAACAGCAAGAAAAACTTGACCACTTTCCGGATGACTTTAATCAGCTGGATCTCTTGAAAACCCACCGACATCTTATTCCAATCGGCACCCAGAGTCTTTGGCCGGGAGAGTCTGAAGAAGATGATGAGGAGAAGACTGAGGATTGGTACCTGACCCAGGAGGAGAATCTGAAGGATGACGCCAAGGAGTTAAtactttttgctgcagaaaataataGA CTGGGAACCGTTCAGAGGATCCTGTCAATCACCCCGGATCTGGTGAACGTAACTGATGAAGATCATTACACCCCATTGCACCGAGCCTCGTACAACGGTCACCTGTCGATCGCTCGGGAGCTGATCGCAAAGGGGGCAGATGTTCACGCTGTGACGCTGGACTCATGGACCCCTCTACACAGCGCCTGCAAGTGGAATAACACTACTGTTGCCTCCTTCCTCCTCCAGCACGGTGCGGACATCAATGCACAGACTAACGGGTCACTAACACCGCTACACCTGGCCGCGGCCAACAGAGACAGCCGGCAGCTTCTGGAGCTTCTCCTCATGAATCGCTACGTCAAACCCCAACTGACCAATAAACTAGGAGAGACGGCCTATGAGATCGCCCGGCGCACCGACGTGTACTATTACCTATTTGAAATGGCAGATTATTGGACTTAA